From a single Oreochromis niloticus isolate F11D_XX linkage group LG4, O_niloticus_UMD_NMBU, whole genome shotgun sequence genomic region:
- the LOC100693775 gene encoding zinc finger HIT domain-containing protein 1 has product MGLLSLIPTVDRLMETVCLYPTARVEAGQRRVLDEATRQRRLARQLEALEKDNFQDDPLSSLPQVLLPAYLPSVSLKNQQKVLQRGIWSNSGFIILPNDTLVFKLEELRPLQAEFQEELHHTAGGGELPVSGSPPFSLTAHHFCCVCGFPSHYTCTTCGGRYCSTKCLCTHRETRCLKWTL; this is encoded by the exons ATGGGACTTTTGTCACTGATACCAACTGTTGACCGACTGATGgaaactgtgtgtttgtatccAACAGCTCGGGTGGAGGCCGGTCAGCGCAGAGTTTTGGATGAAGCCACCAGACAGAGGAGGCTGGCCCGTCAGCTGGAGGCTCTGGAAAAAGACAACTTCCAG GATGACCCTCTGTCCTCCCTCCCCCAGGTCCTACTGCCTGCCTACCTGCCTTCAGTAAGTCTGAAGAACCAG CAGAAAGTCTTACAGAG AGGCATCTGGAGCAATTCGGGTTTCATCATCCTTCCTAATGATACTTTGGTATTCAaactggaggagctgagaccACTTCAAGCAGAGTTTCAGGAAGAACTTCACCACACTGCTGGAGGAGGTG AACTACCTGTCAGTGGCAGCCCGCCATTCTCGCTAACTGCACATCACTTCTGCTGCGTCTGCGGGTTCCCGTCGCACTACACCTGCACCACCTGCGGGGGGCGGTACTGCAGCACCAAGTGtctgtgcacacacagagagacgaG GTGTTTGAAGTGGACGCTCTAA